A segment of the Ictalurus punctatus breed USDA103 chromosome 24, Coco_2.0, whole genome shotgun sequence genome:
GTCATGAATGAATCAGATATTTGCCTTTATTGTACAGTGGCAAACAGCCAAGCACCAGTAGTGAGGGGtggagtagtgtgtgtgtgtgtgtgtgtgtgtgtgtgtgtgtgtacttgaaTGAGAGTGAGCCCCTCTACTAGAAGGGAAGTGTGTCCGGAGGCATGTCTGGGCaaatccttttttccccttcaaagCACTTGTTGATCTTCCGCACCGTTCTTGATTCTTTTTCTTGGAATTTGCCTTTATTAGCTCACTGATTTTTCCATACTTTCTCTCCACCATGGAGATGATTACATTTCTCTAACACTTTTGCTAGACACTCACTTGCTGTAACAGAGCACTTAAACTGAACAGCAAAACCAAATGACAGGAGCACAATGTGATGAGAAAGCAGACTCGTGGCAGTGAATGGACTTCTGCCTGTCCTCGGATCAGTGAGATGAGCCTGAAGGGAATGTTTCTTTGCTGCCAGGGGCACAGCAGACTGGTTTGGGGTTAGCAAGGATGGCGACGCCACACAGAAATGGCAGAGGAAGAGCCTGCGCCACTGCAGTCTCCGCTACGGTAAGCTGAAGCCTCAGGTGATCCGGGAGATGGAACTTCCCAGCCAGGACAACATCTCTTTGACCAGTACGGAGACACCACCGCCTCTTTATGTACCTACATCCCAGCATGGGATACCAAAGGTACACCTTCTATgaattatatgtaaatattagtGTCAAAGTATTTTTCCATTTCATGCTGATTAGTCCTTTTGGGTGATAGGTCTCTTGCCAAATAATGTCCGGTAAATAATATTCATCTGTCTTGTATGATCAAGAACTTAACACTGACTTCATAGTTGCATTCTGCGCAGATCGTGGACCCGTTGGCGCGAGGTCGGGCCTTccgcatggtggaggaagtggaCGGATACAGTGTGCCCCATACGCCCATCACACCTGGTGCCACCTCTCTCTGCTCCTTCACCAGCTCCCGATCCGGCCTCAACCGGAGACCTCGCCGACGCAAGCGTGAGTCTGTGGCCAAGATGAGCTTCAGGGCAGCGGCTGCCCTTGTCAAGGTGAGCCAACAAGATCAGTTGAATAAACTTAGTGCAGGAGAGTGACTGCAAAGACAATACAATGCTTAGTGATATGAAGACGAAATTGGAGTACTATTAAGACATgaggggggcacggtggcttcgtggttagcacgtttgcctagCACTTCCACGGTTGGGGTTGCTGTGCTTTAAATGACTTGTTCTTTATATTTTGCCAATATAGAAGCAGCTAAGTCTATTAGAAATGACCGAATAGATATTGATAGAAGCAAAAATAGCTGCTGGCAGTTTGTGGGATTgatcagaattccttcaggagcagGTAGGAGTGAGATAATGTCCAGCGCATACTTTTACTTTGAATCCTGTGTgtaattatgatttttttcaggGACGCTCATTCAAAGAAAGCACCCTGAGGCAGGTTCACAGGCGCAGCTTCACCCCGGCCAGCTTCATTGAGGAGGACGTCGTGGACTTTCCTGATGAGCTGGACACGTCCTTTTTTGCAAGAGTAAGTCAGAACTCATTAAGGCCCAATCAATCTATAAAGTAATTCTCTTCATTAGCCTTTTCGGATTATAATCTTCAGGGGTGCAtttacaactccaattccaaaaaatgtTGTGACAGcatggaaaatgtaaaaaaaatacaaacaaaaagagtcatatTACTCtcattcagttcaccctgtactatacagaaaacacattattatcacattaattgatgttttactttgtgaatttatttttgaaaatatacactcatttcaaatctgatgactgcaacacactccaaaaaaagttgggacagtcgactgtttaccgctgtgtaacatcagctttttttttaataacacctACTAAGAGTTTGGACGCTggagacaccagttggttaagtttagcaagcggatttttcccccattcatccattatgaatgtcttcagctgtgcaactttATGCggcctttgttgccttattttgtgcttcataatgcgccacacgttCTCCCTGGGagacgggtcaggactgcagacaggccatgctagcacccgcactctctgcttacaatgtgcttgtaatccatgcagaatgtggtttggcgttgtcctgctctggatggcagcatgtgttgctccaaaacttgtacatatatttctgcattaatgttgccctcacagatgtgcacgTTACCCCTGCCATGTGCAATGATACGTCCCCATACCAtaacagacgctggcttttggacatgatactgataacagcttggatggcccttttcctctttggccccgAGAACATGAAggttgttttgtccaaaaactatttgaaatgttgactcgtctgaccacaaaacacgattccagtctgctactgtccatctccgatgagactgagcccagagaagtgggtggagcttctggacagtgttggtgtatggcttctgctttacatagtaaagccttaacttgcatctgtggatgcagcggtgaatgGTGTCGACTAAcgaaggtttaccaaagtattcccgtcCCCAtttcaggatctccattacagactcatgactgtttttaagacagtgacgtctgagggatcggagatcacgcgcattcagaagtggttttcagaaGATGCCGCCGTCAGTCAttatgcacacacaccaacatactTCTGAGCCAGTGGATTTTTTTGGTAGCATTTTGGATGGaagtcaaataaaaaattttacgTAATACACAAAGTTATGTGAAATGTCTTGGTAAAGGCCTTCATTTAAGACCTATTTTCAACCAGCCATATGTACAGAGTTCATGTCCATCTACTTTGTGCTGCTCAGGATGGCCTGATGCAGGAAGAGATGTCAACATTTCATGACGAGGTGTTTGAGTCTCCTTCTGACTCCACCACCAAGGACGTGGACAGCAAGCAGCTGGACGAGTCAGAACTGACTGGTAGTGCGCTAGACAAGAGTGAACTAGAGAGGAGTCATCTGATGCTGTGAGTCTGCATTCATTGTTTACACTCGGTGTAAATTAAACAATGACTCAAATGATTCAAATTGTAATAGTGTACGTCCATGATTCACTTTAACACTCAGGTAATgatgtatgtctgtgtgttgtaATAGACCTCTAGAGAGAGGCTGGAGAAAGGCCAAGGAAGGAACCCCTGCGCCACCCAAAGTCcggctgaaacaggaagtggtcAGTGTAAGCGGGCAGAGACGAGGGCAACGGATTGCTGTACCTGTCAAGAAGCTCTTTGCGCGAGAGAAACGGCCATATGGGCTTGGCATGGTGGGCAAGCTGACCAATCGGACGTACCGCAAACGCATAGACAGCTATGTGAAAAGGCAGATCGAGGATATGGACGATCACAGGTATGTCTTTTTtattagtctttttttcttAGCCATGTGACATTCATGCAGATGTTCTGTTTCTTCAAGTAGGTTCATCGCTTTATAGTTTcatgcttctttctttttcatgctTTTGACATGAGAATGAGATGACACTTTGAAAATCTTTACTGAATCTGGGTTGTTTTACAGGCCCTTCTTTACCTACTGGATCACGTTTGTCCACCTACTCATTACTATTCTGGCTGTATGTATTTATGGCATAGCACCCGTGGGCTTCTCTCAGCATGAGACAGTCGATTCTGTGAGTGCAGCCATTTTCTCAAAGTTTCAGGCTAAAATCATGGCACTGTGGCACACAATTATGATTCACAATTATTGTTCTTATTTTGTTTGCTAAGGTTTTAAGAAACAAAGGTGTCTATGAGAATGTCAAGTATGTGCAGCAAGAGAACTTTTGGATTGGACCAAGTTCGGTATGTTGATTGTCACTGCACTAATGTAAGCACTAAGATGCGTTATTAAATACTGGTTGTTTTTGGCCTCATGGGTCTTCACCTTCTCACCACCAGGAGGCTCTGATCCATCTGGGAGCCAAATTCTCACCCTGTATGCGACAGGACCAGGAGGTGCATGCTCAAATCCAGCAGAAACGTGAGACTGAGCGCAACTCGGCCTGCTGTGTGCGCAACGACCGCTCGGGCTGCCTGCAAACATCTGCGGAAGAGTGCTCGGTGAGCTCTTAATCGCTTCATTTATGCTTTAACATAAACTTGTTGTCAGTGATAAGAACATACATTTTAATCAGACCCCTTCACTTGACATTAGTCTACACACTATACCCCCATAAcgaccaaacaaaaaaaagtttttagaaGTTGCAGAtgtattaaaaat
Coding sequences within it:
- the rhbdf1a gene encoding inactive rhomboid protein 1 isoform X2, coding for MAEPRRDSTSSLQRKKPPWLKLTIPTAQMSLDEPPTFVQPVRRQGFLRSVSMPVETSHFATPQHDPFEHRRPPLQHQTSITQTIKRGTADWFGVSKDGDATQKWQRKSLRHCSLRYGKLKPQVIREMELPSQDNISLTSTETPPPLYVPTSQHGIPKIVDPLARGRAFRMVEEVDGYSVPHTPITPGATSLCSFTSSRSGLNRRPRRRKRESVAKMSFRAAAALVKGRSFKESTLRQVHRRSFTPASFIEEDVVDFPDELDTSFFARDGLMQEEMSTFHDEVFESPSDSTTKDVDSKQLDESELTGSALDKSELERSHLMLPLERGWRKAKEGTPAPPKVRLKQEVVSVSGQRRGQRIAVPVKKLFAREKRPYGLGMVGKLTNRTYRKRIDSYVKRQIEDMDDHRPFFTYWITFVHLLITILAVCIYGIAPVGFSQHETVDSVLRNKGVYENVKYVQQENFWIGPSSEALIHLGAKFSPCMRQDQEVHAQIQQKRETERNSACCVRNDRSGCLQTSAEECSSTLAEWVKWPDHPSTPQDGTPHNYGSVCHQDPRICLEPASVTPHEWPDDITKWPVCTRYNTGNHTNLPHIDCTITGRPCCIGTKGRCEITSREYCDFMRGSFHEEATLCSQVHCMDDVCGLLPFLNPEKPDQFYRLWLSLFLHAGILHCLVSVIFQMTILRDIEKLAGWLRISIIYILSGITGNLASAIFLPYRAEVGPAGSQFGILACLFVELFQSWQILAQPWRAFAKLLCVVLVLFAFGLLPWIDNFAHICGFVSGFFLSFAFLPYISFGRMDMYRKRCQILVSLTLFLGIFSGFVVLFYVHPIKCEWCELLTCIPLTDKFCEKYDLNAHLH